From Paracoccus aminovorans, one genomic window encodes:
- a CDS encoding biotin--[acetyl-CoA-carboxylase] ligase has translation MSDPWPQGVARHVLARTDSTNAEALRLAPGLSGPAWVMTREQFAGRGRRGRDWVMPAGNFAGTLVARPQGGPAGAAQLSFVAALALYDALGDACGPSARLAIKWPNDVLLNGGKVAGILLESAGQGGQVQAVAVGIGVNLAAAPEAGAVEPGAMQPVSVLAETGHAIDPEDFLDLLATAFARWQAQLDSFGFAPIRNAWLARAAKLGEPIIARTGRSESRGVFEGIDDSGALLLRTPAGRQAIPAADVYFGG, from the coding sequence GTGAGTGATCCCTGGCCGCAGGGCGTGGCCCGCCATGTGCTGGCCCGCACCGACAGCACCAATGCCGAGGCGCTGCGTCTGGCGCCCGGCCTTTCCGGTCCGGCCTGGGTGATGACGCGCGAGCAATTCGCGGGCCGCGGCCGTCGCGGGCGTGACTGGGTGATGCCGGCGGGGAACTTCGCCGGCACGCTGGTCGCGCGGCCGCAGGGCGGGCCGGCGGGCGCGGCGCAGCTGTCCTTCGTCGCGGCTCTGGCGCTTTACGATGCGCTCGGCGACGCCTGCGGCCCTTCGGCGCGGCTGGCGATCAAATGGCCAAACGACGTGCTGCTGAACGGCGGCAAGGTTGCGGGCATCCTGCTGGAAAGCGCGGGGCAGGGCGGCCAGGTGCAGGCGGTCGCGGTGGGCATCGGCGTCAATCTGGCCGCGGCGCCCGAAGCGGGCGCGGTCGAACCCGGGGCGATGCAGCCGGTTTCCGTCCTGGCCGAGACCGGCCATGCCATCGATCCCGAGGATTTCCTGGACCTGCTCGCCACCGCCTTCGCGCGCTGGCAGGCGCAGCTCGACAGTTTCGGCTTCGCGCCGATCCGCAATGCCTGGCTGGCGCGCGCCGCGAAGCTGGGCGAGCCGATCATCGCCCGCACCGGCCGTAGCGAAAGCCGGGGCGTCTTCGAGGGCATCGACGACAGCGGCGCGCTCCTGTTGCGCACGCCCGCCGGTCGCCAGGCCATCCCCGCCGCCGACGTGTATTTCGGGGGCTGA